One Drosophila santomea strain STO CAGO 1482 chromosome X, Prin_Dsan_1.1, whole genome shotgun sequence DNA segment encodes these proteins:
- the LOC120456900 gene encoding inositol hexakisphosphate and diphosphoinositol-pentakisphosphate kinase isoform X18 → MEWTWFKDWWRLKKLRSRHQRHKKKLEAAAAAAGAAVTAAAVLPGSECEESGFKDPQTNRRHSLDAVPSNETIARRRRGGRDRLRRNRLLQRQRRSQSAGVRSQPGAGNARYRRQDDDDGEYGPFNVSDYEDYGPSLGSDEESDDFCYCDVCMNGDTDFGDSNDGMDSDTSTSSSNSKQVVVGICAMAKKTQSKPMKEILTRLGEFEFIKLVTFEENVILREPVQNWPTCDCLVSFHSKGFPLEKAIEYAQLRNPFVLNNLHMQYDIQDRRRVYAILEKEGIEIPRYAVLDRDSPDPKHHELIESEDHVEVNGITFNKPFVEKPVSAEDHNIYIYYPTSAGGGSQRLFRKIGSRSSVYSPESRVRKTGSFIYEDFMPTDVYFSGTDVKVYTVGPDYAHAEARKSPALDGKVERDSEGKEIRYPVILNHSEKLISRKVCLAFKQTVCGFDLLRANGKSYVCDVNGFSFVKNSNKYYDDCAKILGNMILRELTPTLHIPWSVPFQLDDPPIVPTTFGKMMELRCVVAVIRHGDRTPKQKMKVEVRHPKFFEIFEKYDGYKLGHVKLKRPKQLQEILDIARFLLSEIHTKAHAEIEEKESKLEQLKNVLEMYGHFSGINRKVQMKYQPKGRPRGSSSDDTNLAADQPVEPSLVLILKWGGELTPAGRIQAEELGRIFRCMYPGGQGRSDYSGTQGLGLLRLHSTFRHDLKIYASDEGRVQMTAAAFAKGLLALEGELTPILVQMVKSANTNGLLDNDCDSSKYQNLAKGRLHELMQNDREFSKEDRELINPCNSKSITQALDFVKNPVDCCHHVHLLIRELLHIISIKKDDPKTKDAILYHGETWDLMRCRWEKIEKDFSTKSKLFDISKIPDIYDCIKYDLQHNQHTLQYDQAEELYIYAKNLADIVIPQEYGLTPQEKLAIGQGICSPLLRKIKGDLQRNIDEVEDEFMNRLNPHYSHGVASPQRHVRTRLYFTSESHVHSLLTVLRYGGLLNVVTDEQWRRAMDYISMVSELNYMSQIVIMLYEDPTKDPTSEERFHVELHFSPGVNCCVQKNLPPGPGFRPHSHGDNACNVSLQSSDESNPARIEEENDSNSGEEREGKKRGTSDQRSSDRSAERTPPAFGFNRLELRSKQFKSKPIPIGAHHTVSGHEAMDLAKRLNEELASQQQQQNQQLRPISPDIRAVSPDCEPRSRSFEQRPTSGVCAKEPDSQVSVSVSASVSSANSSTSSRRQRHSIAGQMSYMKMLGFGGFSKKMATSANSLFSTAVISGSSSAPNLRDMIPVSSSGFGDVPPIRPLETLHNALSLRKLDCFLQDMILAQIFKTPTGSPPRGFSKNTLPAVSSMTLTSPNQAEAIGHEPQIGRQPPISTTVTTTFDRRGSESGSTANAHLRLLSESQCPNLDDSNAEVREPLAGKMERKCRKKSLIEWQC, encoded by the exons ATGGAGTGGACTTGGTTCAAGGACTGGTGGCGTCTCAAGAAGCTCCGATCTCGTCACCAGCGACATAAGAAAAAACTCGAAGCAGCCGCCGCGGCCGCTGGAGCTGCGGTGACTGCTGCAGCGGTTTTACCCGGATCTGAGTGTGAGGAAAGCGGTTTTAAGGATCCGCAGACCAATCGTCGCCACAGCTTGGACGCAGTGCCTTCCAATGAAACCATAGCCAGAAGACGCCGTGGTGGTCGCGATCGCCTGCGCCGGAATCGCTTGCTGCAGCGCCAGCGACGGAGTCAAAGTGCCGGAGTCCGCAGTCAACCTGGTGCAGGAAATGCACGTTATAGGAGAcaggacgacgacgatggGGAGTACGGACCCTTTAACGTCAGCGATTACGAGGATTACGGACCGAGTCTTGGCAGCGACGAGGAGAGTGATGATTTCTGCTACTGTGATGTCTGTATGAAT GGCGACACGGACTTTGGAGACAGCAATGACGGAATGGACTCTGACACGAGCACCTCTTCCAGCAATAGCAAGCAGGTGGTCGTCGGCATTTGCGCGATGGCAAAGAAGACACAGTCAAAGCCAATGAAGGAGATCCTGACACGGCTTGGGGAGTTCGAGTTCATCAAACTGGTGACGTTCGAGGAGAACGTGATCCTGCGAGAACCTGTCCAAAATTGGCCCACCTGCGACTGCCTGGTGTCGTTTCACTCGAAGGGGTTTCCCCTAGAGAAAGCCATCGAGTATGCCCAGCTAAGGAATCCCTTTGTGCTGAATAACCTGCACATGCAGTACGACATTCAGGACAGGAGGAGGGTGTACGCCATTCTCGAGAAGGAGGGCATTGAGATTCCGCGCTATGCCGTCCTCGATCGCGATTCGCCGGATCCCAAAC ACCATGAGCTCATTGAATCCGAGGACCATGTGGAGGTAAATGGCATTACCTTTAACAAGCCGTTCGTTGAGAAGCCTGTGTCGGCGGAGGACCacaacatatacatatactacCCGACGTCGGCGGGCGGTGGAAGTCAGCGACTTTTCCGAAAGATCGGCAGTCGGAGCAGCGTATATTCTCCGGAGTCAAGGGTGCGAAAGACAGGATCTTTTATCTACGAGGACTTTATGCCCACCGATG TATACTTTTCAGGCACGGATGTCAAGGTGTACACCGTGGGACCGGACTACGCCCATGCCGAAGCCCGTAAAAGTCCCGCTCTGGATGGCAAAGTAGAGCGCGACAGCGAGGGGAAAGAGATCCGCTATCCAGTGATCCTCAATCATTCCGAGAAGCTCATCTCACGCAAGGTGTGCCTGGCCTTTAAGCAAACCGTCTGTGGATTCGATTTGTTGCGAGCCAACGGGAAGAGCTATGTCTGCGATGTTAACGGGTTTAGCTTCGTTAAGAACTCGAACAAGTACTATGATGACTGCGCCAAGATACTGGGTAACATGATTCTCAGGGAGCTAACACCTACCCTGCACATCCCGTGGTCAGTGCCCTTTCAATTAGACGATCCCCCCATTGTGCCCACCACTTTCGGCAAAATGATGGAGCTGCGCTGCGTGGTGGCCGTAATTAGACATGGCGATCGCAcgcccaaacaaaaaatgaaggTTGAGGTGCGGCATCCCAA ATTTTTCGAGATCTTCGAGAAGTACGACGGCTACAAGCTGGGCCACGTTAAGCTTAAGCGCCCGAAGCAGCTTCAAGAGATCCTGGACATTGCCCGCTTCCTGCTCAGTGAGATTCACACCAAAGCGCATGCTGAGATCGAGGAAAAGGAGAGCAagctggagcagctgaagAACGTTCTGGAGATGTACGGTCACTTTTCAGGCATAAACCGGAAGGTTCAAATGAAATACCAACCAAAGGGTCGTCCACGTGGCTCCAGCTCCGATGATA CCAATCTAGCAGCGGATCAGCCGGTGGAGCCCTCTCTGGTTCTCATCCTTAAGTGGGGCGGCGAACTGACGCCAGCAGGCCGCATCCAGGCGGAGGAGTTGGGCCGTATTTTTCGATGCATGTATCCAGGTGGCCAGGGAAGATCGGATTACTCGGGCACCCAAGGTCTAGGTTTGCTCAG ATTGCACTCCACATTCCGGCATGACCTAAAGATCTACGCTTCAGATGAGGGTCGTGTCCAGATGACGGCTGCCGCTTTTGCCAAGGGTTTGCTGGCCTTGGAAGGAGAACTTACACCTATTCTTGTCCAGATGGTAAAAAGCGCCAATACAAATGGACTGCTGGACAATGATTGCGACTCCAGCAAGTATCAAAACTT GGCTAAAGGTCGCCTTCACGAGCTTATGCAAAACGACCGAGAGTTTTCTAAGGAGGATCGCGAGCTGATTAATCCTTGCAATAGCAAATCGATTACCCAGGCGCTGGATTTTGTGAAAAATCCTGTGGACTGCTGTCACCACGTACACCTGCTTATCCGTGAGCTTCTTCACATTATTAGCATCAAAAAGGATGATCCGAAAACCAAGGACGCCATCTTATATCACGGCGAGACGTGGGACCTGATGCGCTGTCGCTGGGAAAAAATTGAGAAGGATTTTAGCACCAAATCCAAGTTGTTTGACATCTCGAAGATTCCAGATATATATGATTGCATCAAGTACGATCTGCAGCATAATCAGCACACGTTGCAATATGATCAGGCGGAGGAGTTGTATATCTACGCGAAGAACCTGGCTGATATAGTCATACCACAGGAGTATGGCCTGACGCCGCAGGAGAAACTGGCAATAGGTCAAGGTATCTGTTCACCATTACTAAGAAAGATCAAGGGTGATCTGCAGCGAAACATCGACGAAGTGGAAGACGAGTTTATGAACCGTTTGAATCCACATTACAGCCATGGTGTTGCAAGTCCCCAGAGGCATGTCCGCACAAGGCTCTACTTTACTAGCGAATCGCATGTCCACTCTCTGCTCACAGTTTTGCGTTATGGGGGATTGCTTAATGTGGTCACAGATGAGCAGTGGCGTCGGGCTATGGACTATATTTCGATGGTATCGGAGCTCAACTATATGTCTCAGATTGTCATTATGCTCTACGAGGACCCTACCAAAGATCCAACTTCTGAGGAACGTTTCCATGTCGAACTGCACTTTAGTCCGGGTGTAAATTGCTGTGTGCAAAAGAATTTACCACCAGGTCCGGGCTTTCGGCCGCACTCGCACGGCGACAATGCCTGCAATGTAAGTTTGCAATCCTCGGACGAGTCAAATCCTGCCAGGATTGAGGAGGAGAACGACTCGAACTCAGGAGAGGAGCGGGAGGGCAAAAAGCGAGGG ACTTCCGACCAAAGGAGTTCGGATCGCAGTGCGGAACGCACCCCCCCTGCCTTCGGATTCAACCGATTGGAGCTTAGGTCCAAGCAGTTCAAATCGAAACCCATCCCCATCGGAGCCCATCACACGGTCAGTGGCCATGAAGCCATGGATCTAGCTAAGCGGTTGAACGAGGAGCTGGcctcgcagcagcagcagcaaaaccaGCAGCTTCGACCAATCAGTCCGGATATCAGGGCAGTGAGTCCTGACTGCGAGCCACGCTCCCGGAGTTTTGAGCAGCGTCCCACGTCTGGCGTCTGTGCCAAAGAACCGG ATAGCCAAGTCTCGGTGTCGGTCTCGGCATCGGTGTCATCGGCCAACTCGTCCACCTCGTCGCGTCGCCAAAGACACAGTATTGCCGGCCAGATGTCCTATATGAAAATGTTGGGTTTCGGTGGTTTTAGCAAAAAGATGGCCACCAGCGCAAATAGCCTTTTCAGCACTGCCGTCATCAGCGGCAGCTCGTCCGCTCCTAATCTTCGCGACATGATACCGGTCTCCTCATCCG GATTTGGCGATGTACCACCAATCCGCCCGCTTGAGACACTGCACAACGCCCTTTCGCTGCGCAAGCTGGACTGCTTCTTGCAGGACATGATCCTGGCGCAGATCTTTAAGACGCCGACTGGGTCTCCGCCCCGGGGTTTCTCTAAGAACACTTTGCCAGCGGTCTCCTCGATGACTCTAACCTCCCCAAATCAGGCGGAGGCGATCGGCCACGAGCCGCAAATTGGTAGACAACCGCCGATATCAACGACCGTAACGACCACCTTTGACCGGCGTGGCAGCGAGTCCGGATCCACAGCGAATGCCCATCTGCGACTTCTCTCGGAGAGCCAGTGCCCCAATCTGGACGATAGCAACGCCGAAGTGCGGGAACCGCTGGCGGGAAAGATGGAGCGTAAGTGCCGAAAAAAGTCCCTGATCGAGTGGCAGTGCTGA
- the LOC120456900 gene encoding inositol hexakisphosphate and diphosphoinositol-pentakisphosphate kinase isoform X22: MEWTWFKDWWRLKKLRSRHQRHKKKLEAAAAAAGAAVTAAAVLPGSECEESGFKDPQTNRRHSLDAVPSNETIARRRRGGRDRLRRNRLLQRQRRSQSAGVRSQPGAGNARYRRQDDDDGEYGPFNVSDYEDYGPSLGSDEESDDFCYCDVCMNGDTDFGDSNDGMDSDTSTSSSNSKQVVVGICAMAKKTQSKPMKEILTRLGEFEFIKLVTFEENVILREPVQNWPTCDCLVSFHSKGFPLEKAIEYAQLRNPFVLNNLHMQYDIQDRRRVYAILEKEGIEIPRYAVLDRDSPDPKHHELIESEDHVEVNGITFNKPFVEKPVSAEDHNIYIYYPTSAGGGSQRLFRKIGSRSSVYSPESRVRKTGSFIYEDFMPTDVYFSGTDVKVYTVGPDYAHAEARKSPALDGKVERDSEGKEIRYPVILNHSEKLISRKVCLAFKQTVCGFDLLRANGKSYVCDVNGFSFVKNSNKYYDDCAKILGNMILRELTPTLHIPWSVPFQLDDPPIVPTTFGKMMELRCVVAVIRHGDRTPKQKMKVEVRHPKFFEIFEKYDGYKLGHVKLKRPKQLQEILDIARFLLSEIHTKAHAEIEEKESKLEQLKNVLEMYGHFSGINRKVQMKYQPKGRPRGSSSDDTNLAADQPVEPSLVLILKWGGELTPAGRIQAEELGRIFRCMYPGGQGRSDYSGTQGLGLLRLHSTFRHDLKIYASDEGRVQMTAAAFAKGLLALEGELTPILVQMVKSANTNGLLDNDCDSSKYQNLAKGRLHELMQNDREFSKEDRELINPCNSKSITQALDFVKNPVDCCHHVHLLIRELLHIISIKKDDPKTKDAILYHGETWDLMRCRWEKIEKDFSTKSKLFDISKIPDIYDCIKYDLQHNQHTLQYDQAEELYIYAKNLADIVIPQEYGLTPQEKLAIGQGICSPLLRKIKGDLQRNIDEVEDEFMNRLNPHYSHGVASPQRHVRTRLYFTSESHVHSLLTVLRYGGLLNVVTDEQWRRAMDYISMVSELNYMSQIVIMLYEDPTKDPTSEERFHVELHFSPGVNCCVQKNLPPGPGFRPHSHGDNACNVSLQSSDESNPARIEEENDSNSGEEREGKKRGTSDQRSSDRSAERTPPAFGFNRLELRSKQFKSKPIPIGAHHTVSGHEAMDLAKRLNEELASQQQQQNQQLRPISPDIRAVSPDCEPRSRSFEQRPTSGVCAKEPEWVKSVLVSELVFSIFWLQRWL; encoded by the exons ATGGAGTGGACTTGGTTCAAGGACTGGTGGCGTCTCAAGAAGCTCCGATCTCGTCACCAGCGACATAAGAAAAAACTCGAAGCAGCCGCCGCGGCCGCTGGAGCTGCGGTGACTGCTGCAGCGGTTTTACCCGGATCTGAGTGTGAGGAAAGCGGTTTTAAGGATCCGCAGACCAATCGTCGCCACAGCTTGGACGCAGTGCCTTCCAATGAAACCATAGCCAGAAGACGCCGTGGTGGTCGCGATCGCCTGCGCCGGAATCGCTTGCTGCAGCGCCAGCGACGGAGTCAAAGTGCCGGAGTCCGCAGTCAACCTGGTGCAGGAAATGCACGTTATAGGAGAcaggacgacgacgatggGGAGTACGGACCCTTTAACGTCAGCGATTACGAGGATTACGGACCGAGTCTTGGCAGCGACGAGGAGAGTGATGATTTCTGCTACTGTGATGTCTGTATGAAT GGCGACACGGACTTTGGAGACAGCAATGACGGAATGGACTCTGACACGAGCACCTCTTCCAGCAATAGCAAGCAGGTGGTCGTCGGCATTTGCGCGATGGCAAAGAAGACACAGTCAAAGCCAATGAAGGAGATCCTGACACGGCTTGGGGAGTTCGAGTTCATCAAACTGGTGACGTTCGAGGAGAACGTGATCCTGCGAGAACCTGTCCAAAATTGGCCCACCTGCGACTGCCTGGTGTCGTTTCACTCGAAGGGGTTTCCCCTAGAGAAAGCCATCGAGTATGCCCAGCTAAGGAATCCCTTTGTGCTGAATAACCTGCACATGCAGTACGACATTCAGGACAGGAGGAGGGTGTACGCCATTCTCGAGAAGGAGGGCATTGAGATTCCGCGCTATGCCGTCCTCGATCGCGATTCGCCGGATCCCAAAC ACCATGAGCTCATTGAATCCGAGGACCATGTGGAGGTAAATGGCATTACCTTTAACAAGCCGTTCGTTGAGAAGCCTGTGTCGGCGGAGGACCacaacatatacatatactacCCGACGTCGGCGGGCGGTGGAAGTCAGCGACTTTTCCGAAAGATCGGCAGTCGGAGCAGCGTATATTCTCCGGAGTCAAGGGTGCGAAAGACAGGATCTTTTATCTACGAGGACTTTATGCCCACCGATG TATACTTTTCAGGCACGGATGTCAAGGTGTACACCGTGGGACCGGACTACGCCCATGCCGAAGCCCGTAAAAGTCCCGCTCTGGATGGCAAAGTAGAGCGCGACAGCGAGGGGAAAGAGATCCGCTATCCAGTGATCCTCAATCATTCCGAGAAGCTCATCTCACGCAAGGTGTGCCTGGCCTTTAAGCAAACCGTCTGTGGATTCGATTTGTTGCGAGCCAACGGGAAGAGCTATGTCTGCGATGTTAACGGGTTTAGCTTCGTTAAGAACTCGAACAAGTACTATGATGACTGCGCCAAGATACTGGGTAACATGATTCTCAGGGAGCTAACACCTACCCTGCACATCCCGTGGTCAGTGCCCTTTCAATTAGACGATCCCCCCATTGTGCCCACCACTTTCGGCAAAATGATGGAGCTGCGCTGCGTGGTGGCCGTAATTAGACATGGCGATCGCAcgcccaaacaaaaaatgaaggTTGAGGTGCGGCATCCCAA ATTTTTCGAGATCTTCGAGAAGTACGACGGCTACAAGCTGGGCCACGTTAAGCTTAAGCGCCCGAAGCAGCTTCAAGAGATCCTGGACATTGCCCGCTTCCTGCTCAGTGAGATTCACACCAAAGCGCATGCTGAGATCGAGGAAAAGGAGAGCAagctggagcagctgaagAACGTTCTGGAGATGTACGGTCACTTTTCAGGCATAAACCGGAAGGTTCAAATGAAATACCAACCAAAGGGTCGTCCACGTGGCTCCAGCTCCGATGATA CCAATCTAGCAGCGGATCAGCCGGTGGAGCCCTCTCTGGTTCTCATCCTTAAGTGGGGCGGCGAACTGACGCCAGCAGGCCGCATCCAGGCGGAGGAGTTGGGCCGTATTTTTCGATGCATGTATCCAGGTGGCCAGGGAAGATCGGATTACTCGGGCACCCAAGGTCTAGGTTTGCTCAG ATTGCACTCCACATTCCGGCATGACCTAAAGATCTACGCTTCAGATGAGGGTCGTGTCCAGATGACGGCTGCCGCTTTTGCCAAGGGTTTGCTGGCCTTGGAAGGAGAACTTACACCTATTCTTGTCCAGATGGTAAAAAGCGCCAATACAAATGGACTGCTGGACAATGATTGCGACTCCAGCAAGTATCAAAACTT GGCTAAAGGTCGCCTTCACGAGCTTATGCAAAACGACCGAGAGTTTTCTAAGGAGGATCGCGAGCTGATTAATCCTTGCAATAGCAAATCGATTACCCAGGCGCTGGATTTTGTGAAAAATCCTGTGGACTGCTGTCACCACGTACACCTGCTTATCCGTGAGCTTCTTCACATTATTAGCATCAAAAAGGATGATCCGAAAACCAAGGACGCCATCTTATATCACGGCGAGACGTGGGACCTGATGCGCTGTCGCTGGGAAAAAATTGAGAAGGATTTTAGCACCAAATCCAAGTTGTTTGACATCTCGAAGATTCCAGATATATATGATTGCATCAAGTACGATCTGCAGCATAATCAGCACACGTTGCAATATGATCAGGCGGAGGAGTTGTATATCTACGCGAAGAACCTGGCTGATATAGTCATACCACAGGAGTATGGCCTGACGCCGCAGGAGAAACTGGCAATAGGTCAAGGTATCTGTTCACCATTACTAAGAAAGATCAAGGGTGATCTGCAGCGAAACATCGACGAAGTGGAAGACGAGTTTATGAACCGTTTGAATCCACATTACAGCCATGGTGTTGCAAGTCCCCAGAGGCATGTCCGCACAAGGCTCTACTTTACTAGCGAATCGCATGTCCACTCTCTGCTCACAGTTTTGCGTTATGGGGGATTGCTTAATGTGGTCACAGATGAGCAGTGGCGTCGGGCTATGGACTATATTTCGATGGTATCGGAGCTCAACTATATGTCTCAGATTGTCATTATGCTCTACGAGGACCCTACCAAAGATCCAACTTCTGAGGAACGTTTCCATGTCGAACTGCACTTTAGTCCGGGTGTAAATTGCTGTGTGCAAAAGAATTTACCACCAGGTCCGGGCTTTCGGCCGCACTCGCACGGCGACAATGCCTGCAATGTAAGTTTGCAATCCTCGGACGAGTCAAATCCTGCCAGGATTGAGGAGGAGAACGACTCGAACTCAGGAGAGGAGCGGGAGGGCAAAAAGCGAGGG ACTTCCGACCAAAGGAGTTCGGATCGCAGTGCGGAACGCACCCCCCCTGCCTTCGGATTCAACCGATTGGAGCTTAGGTCCAAGCAGTTCAAATCGAAACCCATCCCCATCGGAGCCCATCACACGGTCAGTGGCCATGAAGCCATGGATCTAGCTAAGCGGTTGAACGAGGAGCTGGcctcgcagcagcagcagcaaaaccaGCAGCTTCGACCAATCAGTCCGGATATCAGGGCAGTGAGTCCTGACTGCGAGCCACGCTCCCGGAGTTTTGAGCAGCGTCCCACGTCTGGCGTCTGTGCCAAAGAACCGG AATGGGTAAAAAGTGTGCTCGTTTCCGAACTAGTTTTCTCTATATTTTGGTTACAACGCTGGCTTTAG